A stretch of Gorilla gorilla gorilla isolate KB3781 chromosome 9, NHGRI_mGorGor1-v2.1_pri, whole genome shotgun sequence DNA encodes these proteins:
- the SLC22A8 gene encoding organic anion transporter 3 isoform X2, with protein MAQSIFMAGILIGGLVLGDLSDRFGRRPILTCSYLLLAASGSGAAFSPTFPIYMVFRFLCGFGISGITLSTVILNVEWVPTRMRAIMSTALGYCYTFGQFILPGLAYAIPQWRWLQLTVSIPFFVFFLSSWWTPESIRWLVLSGKSSKALKILRRVAAFNGKKEEGERLSLEELKLNLQKEISLAKAKYTASDLFRIPMLRRMTFCLSLAWFATGFAYYSLAMGVEEFGVNLYILQIIFGGVDVPAKFITILSLSYLGRHTTQAAALLLAGGAILALTFVPLDLQTVRTVLAVFGKGCLSSSFSCLFLYTSELYPTVIRQTGMGVSNLWTRVGSMVSPLVKITGEVQPFIPNIIYGITALLGGSAALFLPETLNQPLPETIEDLENWSLRAKKPKQEPEVEKASQRIPLQPHGPGLGSS; from the exons ATGGCCCAGTCTATCTTCATGGCAGGTATACTGATTGGAGGGCTCGTGCTTGGAGACCTGTCTGACAG GTTTGGCCGCAGGCCCATCCTGACCTGCAGCTACCTGCTGCTGGCAGCCAGCGGCTCCGGTGCAGCCTTCAGCCCCACCTTCCCCATCTACATGGTCTTCCGCTTCCTGTGTGGCTTTGGCATCTCAGGCATTACCCTGAGCACCGTCATCTTGA ATGTGGAATGGGTGCCTACCCGGATGCGGGCCATCATGTCGACAGCACTTGGGTACTGCTACACCTTTGGCCAGTTCATTCTGCCCGGCCTGGCCTACGCCATCCCCCAGTGGCGTTGGCTGCAGTTAACTGTGTCCATTCCCTTCTTCGTCTTCTTCCTATCATCCTG GTGGACACCAGAGTCCATACGCTGGTTGGTCTTGTCTGGAAAGTCCTCGAAGGCCCTGAAGATACTCCGGCGGGTGGCTGCCTTCAATGgcaagaaggaagagggagaaaggcTCAGCTTGGAG GAGCTCAAACTCAACCTGCAGAAGGAGATCTCCTTGGCCAAGGCCAAGTACACCGCAAGTGACCTGTTCCGGATACCCATGCTGCGCCGCATGACCTTCTGTCTTTCCCTGGCCTG gtttgcTACCGGTTTTGCCTACTATAGTTTGGCTATGGGTGTGGAAGAATTTGGAGTCAACCTCTACATCCTCCAGATCATCTTTGGTGGGGTCGATGTCCCAGCCAAGTTCATCACCATCCTCTCCTTAAGCTATCTGGGCCGGCATACCACTCAGGCCGCTGCCCTGCTCCTGGCAGGaggggccatcttggctctcaCCTTTGTGCCCTTGG ACTTGCAGACCGTGAGGACAGTATTGGCTGTGTTTGGGAAGGGATGCCTATCCAGCTCCTTCAGCTGCCTCTTCCTCTACACAAGTGAATTATACCCCACGGTCATCAG GCAAACAGGTATGGGCGTAAGTAACCTGTGGACCCGCGTGGGAAGCATGGTGTCCCCGCTGGTGAAAATCACGGGTGAGGTACAGCCCTTCATCCCCAATATCATCTACGGGATCACCGCCCTCCTCGGGGGCAGTGCTGCCCTCTTCCTGCCTGAGACCCTGAATCAGCCCTTGCCAGAGACTATCGAAGACCTGGAAAACTG GTCCCTGCGGGCAAAGAAGCCAAAGCAGGAGCCAGAGGTGGAAAAGGCCTCCCAGAGGATCCCTCTGCAGCCTCACGGACCAGGCCTGGGCTCCAGCTGA